The following proteins come from a genomic window of Bombus pyrosoma isolate SC7728 unplaced genomic scaffold, ASM1482585v1 HiC_scaffold_4727, whole genome shotgun sequence:
- the LOC122577549 gene encoding uncharacterized protein LOC122577549, with the protein MFYVTTTALQADLARFWEIDEGPFATHLSESERQYEEHFRNHVRRTKESRYIVALLFNEKLPSLGSSKAAAMKRLSSLHRRFQRDKQLEIAYRAVIQEYLDLGHMTNVNMDHPTNHGYYVPHHGVIKESSDTTKLRVVFDGSASSTTGVSLNDALHTGPKLQEELINILLRFRSHQYVLTGDIEKMCRQFIVRPEDRNYQKILWRADNGEIETYRLNNVTFGLSAAPYLAIRCLKQLAEDEGSRFPKAAQILQRDFYVDDALIGADTK; encoded by the coding sequence ATGTTCTACGTAACTACAACAGCTTTGCAAGCGGACCTCGCGCGATTTTGGGAAATCGACGAAGGACCATTCGCCACACATCTTTCAGAATCTGAACGACAATATGAGGAGCACTTCCGAAACCACGTCCGACGAACCAAAGAAAGCCGATACATCGTTGCATTACTGTTCAACGAAAAACTTCCTTCTCTAGGGTCGTCGAAGGCCGCTGCAATGAAGCGACTTTCCTCTCTTCATCGCCGATTTCAACGTGATAAGCAACTTGAAATCGCGTATCGTGCGGTGATTCAAGAATACCTTGACCTGGGACATATGACAAATGTTAACATGGATCACCCCACTAACCACGGATATTATGTACCACATCACGGCGTGATCAAGGAATCAAGCGATACTACTAAACTCCGGGTGGTGTTCGACGGATCGGCATCAAGTACCACCGGAGTTTCATTAAACGATGCCCTGCATACCGGTCCGAAACTACAAGaggaattaataaacatattattgAGATTCCGGTCGCATCAATACGTCCTTACCGGCGACATCGAGAAAATGTGTCGGCAATTCATCGTACGTCCAGAAGATCGTAATTATCAAAAGATCTTGTGGCGTGCCGATAACGGCGAGATCGAGACCTATAGACTCAATAATGTAACGTTCGGTCTATCCGCAGCTCCGTATCTAGCCATTCGGTGCCTTAAGCAATTGGCAGAGGACGAGGGATCTCGATTTCCGAAAGCAGCGCAAATCCTGCAACGGGATTTCTATGTCGACGACGCGCTGATCGGAGCCGATACAAAATGA